A single genomic interval of Rhododendron vialii isolate Sample 1 chromosome 3a, ASM3025357v1 harbors:
- the LOC131320197 gene encoding E3 ubiquitin-protein ligase At1g63170-like: MAVSMQEPRQENTTDSYPLLMEPQENNENQEHLIDIERGSDASSSGSSQNGSPRGSTLSHREDRPSSSIPIPITQLPSLASNSSNSRSSPTTRRGEGSGRRHWSPFNTVLWLSIELVFTLGQIIAAIVVLAISGHENPQTPLFAWIVGYAVGCAASLPIIYWRYLHCNQGAEQGSARLRQGSSQGNTTPEPNSYITISLARNAEEEAGQNTSSGIWNGQRGGAPNARLSVVMDQSKMALDCFFAVWFVVGNVWIFGGHSSSSDAPNLYRLCIVFLTFSCIGYAMPFILCSMICCCLPCIISILGVRDDVNGMRGATEEIINALPTHKFKSKEKESHSSRDSNSGVEEGGFLAAGTEKERVISGEDAVCCICLARYADNDELRELPCSHFFHTECVDKWLKINASCPLCKFEIVDTNENSPPPADSTQQV; encoded by the exons ATGGCTGTTTCCATGCAAGAACCAAGGCAAGAGAACACAACTGACAGCTACCCTTTGCTCATGGAGCCGCAGGAAAACAATGAAAATCAGGAACACTTAATCGACATAGAAAGGGGTAGTGATGCTTCCTCTTCAGGTTCATCTCAAAATGGTTCTCCTAGGGGATCAACTCTTTCCCATCGTGAAGATAGACCCTCAAGTAGCATTCCGATCCCCATAACTCAATTACCTTCATTGGCATCGAATAGCTCAAACTCCAGAAGCTCTCCAACCACAAGAAGAGGGGAAGGGTCTGGCCGTCGTCATTGGAGTCCTTTTAATACCGTCTTATGGCTATCCATTGAGCTAGTGTTCACTCTAGGTCAAATAATAGCTGCCATCGTTGTTTTGGCCATCTCAGGACACGAGAACCCACAAACTCCACTGTTTGCTTGGATTGTGGGTTATGCAGTTGGGTGTGCAGCAAGCCTGCCTATCATTTATTGGCGTTATCTTCACTGCAATCAGGGTGCAGAACAAGGGTCAGCTCGATTACGTCAGGGTTCTTCCCAAGGCAATACCACACCAGAACCTAACTCTTACATAACTATCTCATTAGCTCGGAATGCAGAAGAGGAAGCTGGTCAGAACACATCTTCAGGAATTTGGAATGGTCAAAGAGGGGGAGCTCCAAATGCTAG GCTCAGTGTGGTGATGGACCAATCAAAGATGGCTCTGGATTGCTTCTTTGCAGTATGGTTTGTAGTTGGCAATGTGTGGATCTTTGGAGGGCATTCATCTTCTTCTGATGCCCCCAATTTATACCG GTTATGTATTGTGTTTCTTACATTTAGCTGCATCGGGTATGCTATGCCCTTCATTTTATGCTCGATGATTTGCTGCTGTTTGCCTTGCATCATTTCAATTCTTGGTGTCCGTGACGATGTGAATGGAATGAGAGGAGCTACTGAAGAAATTATTAATGCTCTGCCAACGCACAAATTCAAGtcgaaggaaaaagaaagtcACAGCAGCAGAGACAGTAATTCAGGAGTTGAGGAAGGTGGATTTTTGGCAGCAGGAACAGAAAAAGAGCGTGTTATCTCAGGGGAAGATGCT GTGTGTTGCATTTGTTTAGCAAGATATGCAGATAATGATGAGTTGAGGGAGTTGCCTTGCTCACATTTCTTCCACACAGAGTGCGTAGATAAATGGCTGAAGATCAATGCTTCTTGTCCCCTCTGTAAATTTGAGATTGTTGACACCAACGAGAATTCACCTCCTCCAGCAGACTCCACTCAGCAAGTGTGA